atgaaaaggcactCATATGggttaaaagaataataatcatTTATAAAAGCCTTGAAAATAAGGCTGATTTGTATTATTAACACCATTAAGTAGGCACCTTTTCCAAGTTTCAGCTTTGGCCTCCTAAGTGGAATTAGGTTTCAAATGAATTTCCAACATAATAATACCaattatagcagcattattatcCATAAGTTTCTTAGCCTCTACACTGGTTAAAAGAGGTTCTAAAATTTTCTCCCACCTCTATCAGTACCATCAGTACCAAAAATATGCTTCAAAGAAATCACATACACCAGTCATAAAACATTTGGCAGGGCTTTTTGCAACAAATGATCTGTCCTCTTACCGACGCCACCCCAAGAAcaataaaaaacccaaacccaaaccaacacatcattgagggggaaaaaaaaaagaaaattgctagaCCACACTGACTGGCTAATTCTTAGCTCATTAAAGACATCCCATATTCAGAAACGGTACtttaattatgaaatttattAAGTATAATCAGTGAAGGAAATGCTGCTTCTGGGCGTGCGCACGGTGGGGCGCGCGGGACGCGAGCTCAGGCTGCGCACACCCGGCGGCAGCCGAGCCTCACCGCGCACACCCGGCGGCAGCCGGGCCTCACGGCGCACACCGGGCCGCAGCCGGGCCTCACCGCGCACACCGGGCGGCAGCCGAGCCTCACGGCGCACACCGGGCCGCAGCCGGGCCTCACGGCGCACACCGGGCCGCAGCCGGGCCTCACCGCGCACACCGGGCCGCAGCCGAGCCTCACGGCGCACACCGGGCCGCAGCCGGGCCTTACGGCGCACACCGGGCCgcagccgagccgagccgagccgagcctcACCGCGCACACCGGGCCGCAGCCGAGCCGAGCCTCACCGCGCACACCGGGCCgcagccgagccgagccgagccgagccgagccgagccgagccgagccgagccgagccgagcctcACCGCGCACACCGGGCCGCAGCCGAGCCGAGCCTCACCGCGCACACCGGGCCgcagccgagccgagccgagccgagccgagccgagccgagccgagccgagccgagccgagccgagccgagcctcACCGCGCACACCGGGCCGCAGCCGAGTCACGGCGCACTCTGGCACCACTTCCGAATCGCTGCGCCCACGCTGCTCGCTATGACGCACAGGGCCCCGCCCACCGTCCACCACGTGGGCACATcgttaaagaaaataatctgcaAGATGAAAGCAAAGACCACATCCATGGTCTTCATTATTGCCACCGGCCCTGCCTTTTCTATCTGGATGGCTTTGGTGAGAAACACCTGACCCCCCAAACCAAACAGGCCGATGAGGATGAGAAACAGCCTGTCCAGGCCGCAATGGGGCAAACTCCACTCCCCCAGGATGAAGAGGACCACGACGCTCTCCAGCAGCCCGAGGACGACGTAGTACCAGATGCTCAGGAAGTAGTCCACGGACTTGCCCATCCTGCGGAGGATGACCAGAGTCAGGGCGGCGAAGACGGCGTGCGCGACCGCGGCGAACGTGCCCTTCAGGTGGGCTGAGTAGCTCCGGTCCCCGCTCGCCGCGCTGGCGCCGAACAGGAACGGGGGCCTCACGATAAGGGTCACACCGGTGATGGTGAAGACGGTGAAGAGCGCATCCCAAGGGCTGTATTTCTCCTTGAGAAATATCCAAGCAAAGATGGACGTGAACACGGGCGTGCTAAAGGTGATAACCGTGGCGTCGGCGAGGGATGTGGCCTGGAAAGCGTAGTACAATAGGATCATGGCCGTGGAGCCCAGAACTCCTCGGAGAACGAGGAAAATGCGTTGACCTTTGGGGCCTATAAACCCACTTCTGCAAATTCAAACGGAGGGACGCACATTAAACCAACTTGacatttgttttttgatattgCAGTTCTTAATTAAGCATTATTTTTCAAGTCCTAACTGTCAAAAAATAAGGGAAtagtaaattaattataatagtgCCCACAGCTTTAAACAGTGGGTTCTAAGTATAGCTAAAAACATGGAAGTGTTCACAGTATAAGCAAAAATAGCAAAAGAGAACTCCATAAATAGTACAATAATTCAGCAAATAGAattttttccctatgtttatACGCTtgcataaaagacaaaaaaggtaCTGAAATGTTAATTGTGGGCAAACCTTAAAAATGGACTcatacataatttttctttattttcccctgATTTTCTACACTGACAACATGGAATTTTTATAATCAATATAATTTCAAGACTGAGCTGTCCTACATAAGAAAATTTGGTCATGGCTAGTATGTGTTGCCAAACTTAGGCGTTTTTCTATAAAAGTGGAAGCaatgctaaaatttatttttgccattgAATGTGAGACAACTTTTCATTGTTCTCTGCAGGAAGagttaagccactaaattttttttaaaacttaaatatttaccaagcaaAGTGCTGGGTACGTGTCAGGCTAGGTGCAGCCTGCTGACTATGCCAGCACTGAACATCTGTAGGGTAGCCTGTAGGCCTGACATGAGGACCCCTGGATATCTGGAGTTAGAAATGTAAGTATGGGTCACCTTTGACTCATACTTTGAAAATGCTTGGAATACCATTTCATCTTCCATTATAATGAAACATAAAATGGGTCAGAACAGATTGGtgcttaagatttaaaaaaattctttgcctTTCACTGCCAATTCTTTTATTATAGGGAAGAAAATTGTGTTAGCATCAGTGGTCTGTTGCAACCCTAGAAATTTCTGAAGTTTTATCATCATTTCCTAAAATACTGTGACTTGTCCACACTTACATAGGAATTTCTGACAATATAAATCTTAGTAAGTTTTCTTTGACCTTTTTCATCAAATCCTCAGGATACGGAATGAAACTCTTTGAAATGAATCTGTACTGTGTTATAGATACAAGGAGGCTGGTGGCATGCGACTGAAGCATTTAGTTTAGGGTTTAAGCATTTTTTTGCCCAAAGAGTGAAAGAGCCAGACATCCACAAGGGACCCAACTGGTCTCTCCTCCAAGGCTTCTAAGTACAAGGAGTGGGCAGAGGTTATAATGGGGTGAGAGAGGCATAATTTTAAcctgggaaagggaagggaagggattcTATATGGAAGGGGAAGAGGTGCTGTGTGGGGAGAGAACAGTAAGGATGGGGAACATAGTTTTCATATACTGTTACATTCTATACAAAGCGCTCTGAtctataataaattttatttggcCCTTGCAACAAAGGTATATATAATTCCCTCagttcacagatgaggacactaaatatgaaactattttaaaaggcCTTGCTCAAAAttaccttcttcctttcccacatCACCCTAGGGGTAGACCTAGATATTATTACAGTAACCTTCTGTATGCCGTGATAACAGAGCAGCCCATTCTACTGAAAGAAACCCTGGTATGAGGAGACACCACCACTTCtcctcatttacttttttcttctaaatactaGTATgccaagggaaagaaggaagggtggTACAAGATGGAGGGAATTGTACAAGGAAAGCTTCGTTCTCAAAACGGAGGGTGCAGGACAACAAtctctttcccctcctttgcTGGGCATGTGGTATATGCTTATGAGAGCATATTCTGTGGGTGGGTCCTCGAGACTTTTTATTAATCAGAGCCAAAGGATGTAGGAACCTGGTAAATCTATGGGAGGGATAAAGCAGACACTATAGAATAAATAAGCAGATCAAAAGATTCACAAACATTTGTTAATACCTTCTACTTTGCAGGTAAGAAATACTTACTTTCTGTATATTAAGCAAGGGATAACGACTAGCATTTGGAACACACATCGGAATGCACTAATTTCTACAGCATGGACGTCTTGCacttttttaacaaataaagagCCCACTGAGAAAAGGAAGGCAGACAATAATGTATAAAACAAGCCAAGTCCAGGACAGGGTGCTTTCTTCTTGGCTTCTGAAAAAGATTAAGTTCTGGTTAGTCCTTGCTTCCAAgtgtaggttttattattttcacttagGAATTGAGAAAAATGGAACAGTGTTAATAGCTAACAGGCTACAAATACTGTCTCCTAAGCATATCCATTCTCTGGACCCAAGCCATTTCCCCACCAAAAATGAAGAATCATTGATGAAAGCAACAATTTAAACCTGTAACTTTGAAATGCAGTTTTACCCTATAAAATGGATTTTCCTTTGGCTCAAGAATCATCCCTCACTTGTAAgtcaaaaagaagtaaaaatgctTGCCAAGACAATGagagaaatctttaagaaacGCCTGTCAAGATGGCTAGAGAAAAATGCTTCCGAGTGATAATTTATATCATCTCACTGGTGAACCGGGCCTTATGAAGAACACATTCCTTCTGGACAACAGTTTATAGCGGTGTCATATGGCTACTTGTTGATTATCTTACTTCTCCCACAAGCCTGTGGACTCTTCCAGGCTGGGACCTCACTGTCTTGTttatgcctggcacacagaagacCTTGattaaatacttgctgaatgaaataatatgagaGAACTTCATGGAAAGACGCCAAGTCTAACACCACTGGCGACAGCATAATCTGGGAAGGCTCTGTTTTTGTGATTTTGAACtgttaatcaaatattttatttttcatggtttaTGATTTTGTTTCCGTTTAGAACACAAACTCTTTGAGGGCAGGGGCTAGGATATCTACCACCTCTCTGACCTCAAAGtgctttaaaatatagtttttaaaaattagaactgcCATTAACCACTAACTTCTTGGCTAGATCTGAACCAGGAAACTTCTGCTTTCTCTAGGGCATCATATTCAATCCATTAATGACTTACTGTATGAGCATTAAACATTTGTTTAGCCACCTCCTCTATCTTAGTTACCTAAGACAAGAACCTGTTTTCAATCTCATACCCTCCCCAACCCTGTCATTCAAAGCGGAGCAAAAAAGGGACAGAGTAAGCAGAGAACTCCCTAAAAGAGAGGTGACACACCAAGgaatatattagttttttttttttgaaattaaaaataaggggaGAATAAGAAGGAAACACTACTGGTCCTTATCAGTTAGGAGCACAGCAAAACGGAAGGGTGTATTGTTTGGGCACTGCCATTTGTAGTAAAACTAGGACTGTCATTCCAGGCTGGGGATTTATAAC
This portion of the Vulpes lagopus strain Blue_001 chromosome 2, ASM1834538v1, whole genome shotgun sequence genome encodes:
- the SLC35G1 gene encoding solute carrier family 35 member G1 translates to MRPLDSAGAAEVPEPGLRPDDAPRGAAEEPAAAEAAGTPGRGRCGLCGSSPCGWCAPPEAKKKAPCPGLGLFYTLLSAFLFSVGSLFVKKVQDVHAVEISAFRCVFQMLVVIPCLIYRKSGFIGPKGQRIFLVLRGVLGSTAMILLYYAFQATSLADATVITFSTPVFTSIFAWIFLKEKYSPWDALFTVFTITGVTLIVRPPFLFGASAASGDRSYSAHLKGTFAAVAHAVFAALTLVILRRMGKSVDYFLSIWYYVVLGLLESVVVLFILGEWSLPHCGLDRLFLILIGLFGLGGQVFLTKAIQIEKAGPVAIMKTMDVVFAFILQIIFFNDVPTWWTVGGALCVIASSVGAAIRKWCQSAP